The following are encoded together in the Nocardioides okcheonensis genome:
- a CDS encoding TOBE domain-containing protein yields MITYRIAEAAEILAVSDDTVRRWVDAGRIPSQRTEGRTTVTGTDLAELAEQLVTSGEAAERDRTHAQAVSARNRMSGIVTRVKRDHVMAQVEMICGPYRVVSLMSSDAAGELGLEPGVRAIASVKSTHVTVEVPR; encoded by the coding sequence GTGATCACCTACCGAATCGCGGAGGCGGCCGAGATCCTGGCCGTGAGCGACGACACCGTGCGCCGCTGGGTCGACGCGGGCCGGATCCCGTCGCAGCGCACCGAGGGGCGCACGACCGTCACCGGCACCGACCTCGCCGAGCTCGCCGAGCAGCTCGTGACCTCCGGGGAGGCGGCCGAGCGCGACCGCACGCACGCCCAGGCGGTCAGCGCCCGCAACCGGATGAGCGGGATCGTCACCCGGGTCAAGCGCGACCACGTGATGGCCCAGGTGGAGATGATCTGCGGCCCCTACCGGGTCGTGTCCCTCATGAGCAGCGACGCCGCGGGCGAGCTCGGCCTCGAGCCCGGCGTCCGTGCCATCGCCAGCGTCAAGTCCACCCACGTGACCGTGGAGGTCCCCCGATGA
- the modA gene encoding molybdate ABC transporter substrate-binding protein yields the protein MKHALTALSLALVLPLAACGGDDTGGDATGAASGGGELTVLAASSLTDVFDELAGPFEEEHDADVTFSFGSSTDLAEQAADGAPGDVLATADEASMGIAEDAGVAGDVQAFATNVLTIVVPKGNPAGIESLDDLDGATWVRCADEVPCGKVALAVLDDNGVTAEPASLEEDVRSTLDKVVSGEADAGLVYATDAVAAADEVDAIEIPGADAELTSYYAAALEQAGDADLAADWVAWTTSDEGRSILRDAGFGTP from the coding sequence ATGAAGCACGCCCTGACCGCCCTCTCCCTCGCCCTGGTCCTCCCGCTCGCGGCGTGCGGCGGCGACGACACCGGTGGCGACGCGACCGGCGCGGCCAGCGGCGGCGGCGAGCTCACCGTCCTCGCCGCGTCGTCGCTCACCGACGTCTTCGACGAGCTCGCCGGCCCGTTCGAGGAGGAGCACGACGCCGACGTCACGTTCTCCTTCGGCTCGAGCACCGACCTGGCCGAGCAGGCCGCCGACGGCGCACCCGGCGACGTGCTCGCCACGGCCGACGAGGCGTCGATGGGCATCGCGGAGGACGCGGGCGTGGCCGGCGACGTGCAGGCCTTCGCCACCAACGTGCTGACCATCGTGGTGCCGAAGGGCAACCCGGCCGGCATCGAGTCGCTCGACGACCTCGACGGGGCCACGTGGGTGCGGTGCGCCGACGAGGTGCCGTGCGGCAAGGTCGCGCTCGCGGTGCTCGACGACAACGGCGTCACCGCCGAGCCGGCAAGCCTCGAGGAGGACGTGCGCTCGACCCTCGACAAGGTGGTCTCGGGCGAGGCCGACGCCGGGCTGGTCTACGCCACCGACGCCGTCGCGGCGGCCGACGAGGTCGACGCGATCGAGATCCCCGGGGCCGACGCGGAGCTGACCTCCTACTACGCCGCGGCCCTCGAGCAGGCCGGCGACGCCGACCTCGCGGCGGACTGGGTCGCGTGGACCACGTCGGACGAGGGCCGGTCGATCCTGCGCGACGCCGGCTTCGGCACCCCGTGA
- the modB gene encoding molybdate ABC transporter permease subunit: MRDRLGRPPALLVAPAALATLLLLVPLVAMVAATSWRELPGHLTSTAALDALRLSLVTSTAAIAVCLVLGLPLAWLLARVDFRGRGALRALVTVPLVLPPVVAGVALRAAFGRTGVVGAPLLEWTGFAFPFTTWGVVLAHVFVSMPFVVIAIEGALRSADPRFDAAAATLGATRWTTFRRVTVPLALPGVVAGTVLGWARSLGEFGATITFNGNYPGTTQTMPTLIYVTRQSDQDAALSLSLVMLVVSIGVLVALRDHWLGTP, encoded by the coding sequence GTGAGGGACCGCCTCGGCCGGCCCCCGGCGCTCCTCGTCGCGCCCGCGGCGCTGGCCACGCTGCTCCTGCTGGTGCCGCTGGTCGCGATGGTCGCCGCCACCAGCTGGCGCGAGCTGCCCGGTCACCTCACCTCCACCGCCGCGCTCGACGCGCTGCGGCTGTCGCTGGTCACCTCGACCGCGGCGATCGCCGTGTGCCTGGTCCTCGGCCTGCCGCTCGCGTGGCTGCTGGCCCGCGTCGACTTCCGCGGGCGCGGTGCGCTGCGGGCCCTCGTGACGGTGCCGCTCGTGCTGCCACCGGTCGTGGCGGGCGTCGCGCTGCGCGCGGCCTTCGGGCGTACGGGCGTGGTGGGCGCGCCGCTGCTCGAGTGGACCGGGTTCGCGTTCCCCTTCACCACCTGGGGCGTGGTGCTCGCCCACGTCTTCGTCTCGATGCCGTTCGTGGTGATCGCGATCGAGGGCGCGCTGCGCTCGGCCGACCCGCGCTTCGACGCCGCCGCCGCCACGCTCGGCGCGACCCGCTGGACCACCTTCCGCCGGGTCACGGTGCCGCTCGCGCTGCCCGGCGTGGTCGCCGGCACCGTCCTCGGGTGGGCGCGCTCGCTCGGCGAGTTCGGCGCGACCATCACCTTCAACGGCAACTACCCCGGCACCACGCAGACGATGCCGACGCTGATCTACGTCACCCGCCAGTCCGACCAGGACGCCGCGCTGTCGCTCAGCCTGGTGATGCTGGTCGTGTCGATCGGCGTGCTGGTGGCGCTGCGCGACCACTGGCTGGGTACGCCGTGA